The Helicobacter sp. 11S03491-1 sequence TTGTAATTATGACACTCCTAATTTTCCCTATGACCTTTCTAAGTCATAGAGCGCTAAGTCGTTTTGTGCTTTCTGCAAAACACCCTGACAAAGATATTACCCATGTTGTCGAGGAACATTTTGGAGTAGGATTTGGAAAATTAATTACCATTCTTTATTTTTTTGCAATCTATCCTATCTGTCTGACTTATGGAGTAGGCATTACAAATACTGTGGATAGTTTCCTTACTTATCAAATGCACTTAGAGCCTACAAATCGGCTTTTGCTTGCCTTTATACTCATTAGCGCAATGATGTTAGTCATGTCTTTTGGCGAACGTGTAATGTTAAAAATTTCTCAAGCATTGGTATATCCTTTAATTTTTGCACTCATAGCTTTTTCGCTGTATCTAATTCCTTATTGGAAAATAGATTCCCTTTTGGATATACCATCTTTTGACCATTTCATGAAAGTTATGTGGATTACACTTCCGGTGCTTGTATTTTCCTTTAATCATTCTCCTGCTATTTCAGCCTTTTCTCTGAATATACGCAAAGAATACAGATCAAATGCTTCCAAAAAATCTAGTCAAATTTTATTTGTCACTTCAGGTTTATTGCTTATATTTGTAATGTTTTTTGTTTTTAGTTGTATTTTATGCCTCTCCCCTAGCGAACTTCAAGAAGCTAGAGAATTAAATATATCTATTCTCTCTTATTTTGCTAATAAATTTGATAATCCTTTTATTTCTTATTTAGGACCCTTAGTTGCATTTACGGCAATTGCGACTTCATTTTTCGGGCATTACTTGGGGGCAAGAGAGGGACTTAACGGTATTATTTGTAAATATACCCATCAAAAA is a genomic window containing:
- a CDS encoding aromatic amino acid transport family protein, which translates into the protein MKHQEKLKFNSLDIGWVIGLFGTAVGAGILFLPINAGMGGFWPIVIMTLLIFPMTFLSHRALSRFVLSAKHPDKDITHVVEEHFGVGFGKLITILYFFAIYPICLTYGVGITNTVDSFLTYQMHLEPTNRLLLAFILISAMMLVMSFGERVMLKISQALVYPLIFALIAFSLYLIPYWKIDSLLDIPSFDHFMKVMWITLPVLVFSFNHSPAISAFSLNIRKEYRSNASKKSSQILFVTSGLLLIFVMFFVFSCILCLSPSELQEARELNISILSYFANKFDNPFISYLGPLVAFTAIATSFFGHYLGAREGLNGIICKYTHQKQPGKNVKNFTPSFIYITMIGVAYINPNILSFIESLGGPIIAIILFLLPVYATYKVPSLKHFANPLADGFIVILGLFTISAILYKFII